The following proteins are co-located in the Triticum aestivum cultivar Chinese Spring chromosome 1A, IWGSC CS RefSeq v2.1, whole genome shotgun sequence genome:
- the LOC123060432 gene encoding E3 ubiquitin-protein ligase SIRP1 has product MAEADITRYWCHECQQAVEEAMVEELKCPLCDGGFVEEMTLEQVEALVSQLSEQGPTQWDPLDNPFEQAGSPGDSDDEDNSDIGREFEGFIRRHRRASALRRVLDSIHDDLRDDRERDNSVLISAFNQALALQGAALDPDEDRGDNGNSNNDDGLLDEYVLGAGLSLLLQHLAENDPSRYGTPPTKKEAVEALPTVKIEEVVSCSVCLDDLDIGSQAKQLPCEHKFHSPCILPWLELHSSCPVCRFELPSDETKDLSEPSNVDRIENSHEEARADGPGNNGEDSNTNDREDSNRPWALVPWFNGLFSTPEPQTVRATLTDQQLPPASGTNPNAGHS; this is encoded by the coding sequence ATGGCAGAAGCTGACATCACGCGGTACTGGTGCCATGAATGTCAGCAGGCCGTCGAGGAGGCCATGGTGGAGGAGCTCAAGTGTCCGTTGTGTGATGGTGGGTTCGTCGAAGAGATGACCCTTGAGCAGGTTGAGGCATTGGTAAGTCAGCTATCAGAGCAAGGGCCAACTCAGTGGGACCCTCTGGACAACCCTTTTGAGCAGGCAGGATCGCCGGGGGACAGCGATGATGAAGATAATAGCGATATAGGCCGTGAGTTTGAGGGTTTCATCAGAAGGCATCGACGGGCATCGGCGCTGCGCCGTGTGCTTGACAGCATCCATGATGACCTTAGAGATGACAGGGAAAGGGACAACTCCGTTCTGATCAGTGCTTTCAACCAGGCCCTCGCTCTACAAGGTGCAGCGCTTGACCCTGACGAGGACCGAGGTGACAATGGTAACTCAAATAATGATGATGGTTTGCTAGACGAGTATGTCCTCGGGGCAGGGCTTAGTCTGCTTCTTCAACATTTGGCTGAGAATGACCCAAGCCGGTATGGTACTCCTCCAACGAAGAAAGAAGCAGTCGAAGCCCTGCCCACGGTCAAAATCGAAGAGGTTGTCAGCTGTTCAGTCTGTCTTGATGATCTTGATATAGGGTCCCAGGCTAAGCAGTTGCCTTGTGAACATAAGTTCCACTCACCATGTATCCTGCCATGGCTTGAACTCCATAGTTCCTGCCCAGTTTGCCGGTTTGAGCTGCCATCTGATGAGACAAAAGACTTGAGCGAGCCTAGCAACGTTGATCGAATAGAGAACAGCCATGAGGAGGCAAGAGCTGATGGCCCTGGAAACAATGGTGAGGACAGTAACACAAACGACAGGGAGGACAGTAACAGACCTTGGGCCCTTGTTCCTTGGTTTAATGGCCTATTCTCGACACCTGAGCCGCAAACTGTCAGAGCTACTTTGACTGATCAGCAGCTGCCTCCTGCTTCTGGAACCAACCCAAATGCAGGTCATAGTTGA